One segment of Aquimarina sp. BL5 DNA contains the following:
- a CDS encoding DUF2452 domain-containing protein, with the protein MSDKKPDQVVYNEEENRYDAALKPYATDVGAPVITIPDTIAWKNTNVHKVNKQVKAKYDELRAQYDVLIEQFEYNNLVYNAKFTFEPIVGEVYHLYRNRKEEPFLSIIAPSECSFDHLGTFRLNADKMWERL; encoded by the coding sequence ATGAGTGATAAAAAACCAGATCAGGTAGTTTATAATGAAGAGGAAAATCGTTACGATGCAGCATTAAAACCTTATGCAACGGATGTGGGTGCTCCTGTAATAACAATTCCAGATACTATAGCCTGGAAAAACACAAATGTGCATAAGGTAAATAAACAGGTAAAAGCAAAGTATGACGAACTAAGAGCCCAGTATGATGTTTTGATTGAGCAGTTTGAGTATAATAACTTAGTGTATAATGCTAAATTCACTTTTGAACCTATAGTAGGAGAGGTGTATCACCTTTATAGAAATAGAAAAGAAGAGCCGTTTTTGTCTATTATAGCTCCATCTGAATGTAGTTTTGATCATTTAGGTACCTTTAGGTTAAATGCGGATAAAATGTGGGAACGTTTGTAA
- a CDS encoding cupin domain-containing protein: MKTSKRMKIIITVLFCVTLTASIFAQGTSVSDVLPEITKEIKITSKKEAESIIKTYVNDYKNDRHASEKRIIGIEVPEANGKWTIESTGKKKSEKQWEVNIKEGLPNIPTYVYRIELETLKAIGEGKINALTAQGKAFGSDYTPMSVIEINGYKPTVDEDGDLNAFSFHFWTKGFPEIIPFHEKATRKAHGSNFTVFYYEKGLRTAWYSVSPGDKVRDDPREQANPFPMMCVMIKGTIEGEVDGERITVSAGNTIFIPANVNHKWWNDSDKPAEAILIMFGKGA, translated from the coding sequence ATGAAAACTTCAAAAAGAATGAAAATTATTATTACCGTGCTATTTTGTGTTACATTGACAGCGAGCATATTTGCTCAAGGAACTAGTGTTTCCGATGTACTGCCAGAAATTACTAAGGAAATCAAAATTACTTCTAAGAAAGAGGCAGAGAGCATCATAAAAACCTATGTTAACGATTATAAAAATGATCGTCATGCCAGTGAAAAACGTATAATAGGGATAGAAGTGCCAGAAGCTAATGGAAAATGGACCATTGAAAGTACTGGAAAAAAGAAAAGTGAAAAACAATGGGAGGTCAATATCAAAGAGGGGTTGCCAAATATTCCAACTTATGTCTATCGTATTGAGCTAGAAACCTTAAAGGCTATTGGCGAAGGAAAGATCAATGCATTAACAGCTCAGGGAAAAGCTTTTGGTAGTGATTATACACCAATGAGCGTTATAGAAATAAACGGGTACAAACCCACTGTAGACGAAGATGGTGATTTGAATGCCTTTTCGTTTCATTTTTGGACTAAAGGTTTTCCAGAGATAATTCCATTTCATGAGAAAGCTACACGGAAAGCACATGGCTCCAATTTTACCGTTTTTTATTATGAGAAAGGATTACGTACCGCTTGGTACAGTGTCTCTCCTGGAGATAAGGTACGTGATGACCCTCGCGAACAAGCCAATCCGTTTCCCATGATGTGTGTAATGATCAAAGGAACTATTGAGGGTGAGGTTGATGGTGAGCGTATCACTGTTTCGGCAGGAAATACCATATTTATTCCAGCTAATGTAAATCATAAATGGTGGAACGATTCGGATAAACCCGCAGAAGCAATTCTTATCATGTTTGGTAAAGGAGCTTAA
- a CDS encoding LytTR family transcriptional regulator DNA-binding domain-containing protein — protein sequence MFKFVYTPFPRPKKNFKNIFNIFLLGFIASLFIILFKPFAIVDNGIWYVKLIIIAMGVIFSLSIYTMEFLVPSVFKKLFQKWTLGKAVLWYTAMILFVSGVLFLVKSFLAEFNDFTLLEYINVIGRVSGIGLVVSFFTLGIVSYFNRQKIALLSSKETYQITAPRVKPIELNLDEVMYVMSDDNYVDIHIKSNNKREKIVFRSSLKNIENQIVNPISPICRCHRQYLINTNFFKIKNSKRRNMSIELKEFEDEIPVSNKYTNTVLSLLHSRP from the coding sequence ATGTTCAAATTCGTTTACACACCATTCCCTAGACCTAAAAAAAACTTTAAAAACATATTTAATATTTTTTTGTTAGGGTTTATAGCTAGTTTATTCATTATACTTTTTAAGCCATTTGCTATAGTCGATAACGGTATCTGGTATGTTAAATTAATTATCATTGCCATGGGAGTCATTTTTTCATTGTCTATCTATACAATGGAATTCCTTGTTCCTAGTGTTTTTAAAAAACTATTTCAAAAATGGACATTAGGTAAAGCTGTTTTATGGTATACAGCAATGATACTTTTTGTGAGTGGTGTTCTGTTTCTAGTTAAGAGTTTTCTGGCAGAGTTCAATGATTTTACTTTATTAGAATATATAAACGTTATAGGAAGGGTTTCCGGGATAGGTTTAGTTGTTTCTTTTTTTACCTTAGGAATTGTTAGTTATTTTAATCGTCAAAAGATTGCGTTACTATCATCAAAAGAAACATATCAAATTACTGCACCTAGAGTTAAACCTATAGAGCTAAATCTTGATGAAGTAATGTATGTTATGAGTGACGATAATTATGTGGATATACATATTAAATCAAATAATAAAAGAGAGAAAATAGTATTTCGCTCTAGTCTTAAGAATATTGAAAACCAAATAGTGAATCCGATATCACCAATATGTCGTTGTCATCGCCAATATTTAATCAACACAAATTTCTTTAAAATAAAAAATAGTAAGCGCAGAAATATGTCAATTGAGCTTAAAGAATTTGAAGATGAAATTCCAGTATCTAATAAATACACTAATACTGTTTTAAGTTTATTGCATTCTCGCCCCTAA
- a CDS encoding TIGR03643 family protein — translation MQKDLTIRDIDRIIEMAWEDRTPFDAILMQFGLKEQQVINLMRKEMKPSSFRMWRKRVQGRKTKHMKKRIFEDGRFKCSRQRQITHNKISKR, via the coding sequence ATGCAAAAAGATTTAACGATAAGAGATATAGATAGAATTATTGAAATGGCTTGGGAAGATCGGACGCCTTTTGATGCTATTTTAATGCAATTTGGATTAAAAGAACAACAAGTTATTAATCTGATGCGTAAAGAAATGAAGCCATCTAGTTTTAGAATGTGGCGAAAAAGAGTGCAAGGCAGAAAAACGAAACATATGAAAAAGCGTATTTTTGAAGATGGTAGATTCAAATGTTCCCGACAAAGACAGATTACACATAACAAAATTTCAAAAAGATAG
- a CDS encoding cryptochrome/deoxyribodipyrimidine photo-lyase family protein produces the protein MSINKEHVNIVWFKRDLRLQDNEAVHNAIATNRPTLLLYVFENTLKEDKHYSERHWNFIKQSLNDLNRQLLPYNTKVLCVSSEVIHTIGTLQQFWKIDHVFSHQETGIRITYERDKAFSRFCKNNLIQWVENTNNGIHRGLQNRVDWREDCEHYMNQSQFDFSPKPESFISLEKIAELEKIFNIVDLDTLIDCNFQAGGTSKGFEYLTSFFRGRYKNYSFHISKPELARKGCSRLSPYIAWGNLSIRQVWQYAIKQRETSSDKKQIDAFTSRLQWQVHFIQKFEMEDIMEFESINKGYRKLKKQISEAYQIAWKEGKTGYPLVDACMRCLEETGYINFRMRALVVSFFTHNLWQPWQEASAHLSSMFLDFEPGIHFPQLQMQAGETGINTLRIYNPVKNSIEHDPEGVFIKKWIPELRSIPLAYIHEPYKMPPLEQQFNNFEIGVDYPFPIVDINTTRKKASDTLWDMKDDALVKKESYRILKKHTLPNRKI, from the coding sequence ATGAGTATTAATAAAGAACATGTCAATATAGTTTGGTTTAAGCGAGATCTTCGATTGCAAGATAATGAGGCTGTGCATAATGCAATAGCAACCAATAGGCCAACCTTATTGCTATACGTTTTCGAGAATACGCTAAAAGAAGATAAACATTACAGCGAGCGACATTGGAACTTTATAAAACAATCACTTAATGATTTGAATAGACAGTTGCTTCCTTATAATACAAAGGTGTTATGTGTCTCTTCAGAGGTTATTCATACGATTGGCACTTTGCAACAATTCTGGAAGATAGATCATGTGTTCTCTCATCAAGAGACTGGTATTAGAATTACTTATGAAAGAGATAAGGCTTTCTCACGTTTTTGTAAAAATAATTTAATTCAGTGGGTAGAGAATACGAATAATGGTATTCATAGAGGACTCCAAAATAGAGTGGATTGGAGAGAAGATTGTGAGCATTATATGAATCAATCACAATTTGATTTCAGTCCGAAACCAGAAAGTTTTATTTCTCTAGAAAAGATAGCTGAGCTCGAAAAGATTTTTAATATTGTTGATTTAGATACATTAATAGATTGCAATTTTCAAGCAGGAGGAACCTCTAAAGGATTTGAGTATTTGACCTCTTTTTTCAGAGGTCGTTACAAGAATTATAGTTTTCATATTTCTAAGCCAGAACTTGCACGCAAAGGCTGTAGTCGTTTGTCTCCTTATATTGCTTGGGGAAATCTTTCGATAAGGCAGGTGTGGCAGTACGCCATAAAACAACGAGAAACGTCCAGTGATAAAAAACAGATAGATGCTTTTACATCTAGGTTGCAGTGGCAGGTGCATTTTATACAAAAATTCGAAATGGAAGATATTATGGAATTCGAGAGTATAAATAAAGGGTACAGGAAATTAAAGAAACAAATTTCTGAAGCATATCAAATCGCCTGGAAAGAAGGAAAAACTGGATATCCATTAGTTGATGCATGTATGAGATGTTTAGAGGAAACTGGTTATATTAATTTTAGAATGAGGGCTTTAGTAGTTTCTTTTTTTACACATAATCTTTGGCAACCTTGGCAAGAGGCTAGTGCGCATTTGTCAAGTATGTTTTTAGATTTTGAGCCAGGTATTCATTTTCCACAACTCCAAATGCAAGCAGGTGAAACGGGAATCAATACACTTAGAATATATAATCCTGTAAAGAATAGTATAGAACATGACCCGGAAGGAGTTTTTATTAAAAAATGGATTCCTGAACTAAGAAGTATTCCATTAGCATATATCCATGAACCTTATAAAATGCCACCTCTGGAGCAACAATTTAATAACTTTGAAATAGGTGTCGATTATCCTTTTCCTATAGTAGATATAAATACTACTCGAAAAAAAGCAAGTGATACCTTGTGGGATATGAAAGATGATGCGCTTGTAAAAAAGGAAAGTTATCGAATTTTAAAAAAACATACATTACCAAATAGAAAAATCTAA
- a CDS encoding peroxiredoxin, producing the protein MAFVGKKFPDLSVDAMNDMGDTFKLNVLEEAKNNNKKVLLFWYPKDFTFVCPTELHAFQEALAEFEKRNTIVIGASCDTPEVHFAWLNTSKDNGGIEGVTYPILADSNRNLSNTLGILDITNETYNEETGVVTVEGDNVTYRATYLIDEEGTVFHEGVNHMPVGRNVAEFLRLIDAYAHVQKNGEVCPANWEEGKDAMSANRDGVASYLASH; encoded by the coding sequence ATGGCATTTGTAGGTAAAAAATTTCCAGATCTTAGCGTTGATGCAATGAATGATATGGGAGATACTTTCAAACTTAATGTGTTGGAAGAAGCAAAAAATAACAACAAAAAAGTATTATTATTTTGGTACCCAAAAGATTTTACTTTTGTATGTCCAACAGAATTACACGCTTTTCAAGAAGCTTTAGCAGAATTCGAAAAAAGAAACACAATTGTTATAGGAGCTTCTTGTGATACTCCAGAAGTTCATTTCGCGTGGTTGAATACTTCTAAGGATAATGGAGGAATTGAAGGTGTTACGTATCCAATATTAGCGGATTCTAACCGTAATCTTTCTAATACGTTAGGGATTTTGGATATTACTAACGAAACTTATAATGAAGAAACTGGAGTAGTGACTGTAGAAGGTGACAATGTTACTTATAGAGCTACTTACCTTATAGATGAAGAAGGGACTGTTTTTCATGAAGGAGTTAATCATATGCCAGTTGGTAGAAATGTAGCTGAGTTTTTGAGATTAATTGATGCTTATGCTCACGTTCAGAAAAATGGCGAAGTATGTCCTGCAAATTGGGAAGAAGGAAAAGATGCTATGTCGGCTAATAGAGATGGAGTAGCTTCTTACTTAGCTTCTCACTAA
- a CDS encoding response regulator has product MRNFINQVVIIFIVFISLNTLAQTSLDGNDIQSYIEEAEVLLEEYKYEQALEKAQIAYKTAKYNDDEKNLAKIHDVIARVHELNNQESIAITNYRTALTYASSSKTTYLKAKLYNNLGNLFIKSDSTLYKGIKHYNKGYQIAKEIKDTTKMVRPLLNLAEYYINNDDYKTSDGYLTKVRALIGSDMNISSPQKTKLSNLLGKYFLRVRRYERANEHLENAITFATDEINNNNNNKILISTYHKELATSYMTKYKIHKNQKEFELATPFLEKHYESLSKSKDLTKEIELLKATIEFGVDQMKDQVEQANKKDDENYSKEIKWQISIILGVVLILISLAFLISAYKNNLQKKKLNNDLIEKNKELVNAKETAEQVSTLKSQFISTVSHELRTPLYGVIGLTSLLMENPEEKKKNEYLESLKFSGDYLLALINDVLQLSKIETNEVKLEKVSFDLRSLIEGIVNSLHSKQKHNSNTVHIDIDHNIKTTLLGDSVRLSQILINLIGNALKFTNNGNIWIKVKCLDYQDDNYKLRFIIKDDGIGIPKSKQETIFDNFAQVKNQNQEYEGTGLGLAIVKKLIHLHNSEIFINSEDGVGSEFAFDLSYEKAIKEQDISSKTGETISIGTTNFNILIVDDNKINQIVTQNILKKKGYTCNLASNGMNAIEMVKSESFDLILMDINMPEMNGLDATTVIRTFNTHIPIIALTAVEEGEIRDQALSVGMNDVIIKPYDTQQFFQTIMKNISKVKYIS; this is encoded by the coding sequence TTGAGAAACTTTATTAATCAAGTAGTTATAATATTTATAGTATTTATTTCACTAAATACTTTGGCCCAAACTTCATTGGATGGAAATGATATTCAATCGTACATAGAGGAAGCTGAAGTTCTACTAGAAGAATATAAATATGAGCAGGCTTTAGAAAAGGCTCAGATAGCATATAAAACTGCGAAATATAATGATGATGAAAAAAATCTAGCTAAGATTCACGATGTTATTGCTCGCGTACACGAATTGAATAACCAAGAAAGTATTGCTATTACGAATTATAGAACTGCACTTACCTATGCTTCAAGTTCTAAGACTACTTACCTAAAAGCAAAGTTATATAATAATCTAGGAAACCTTTTTATCAAATCAGATTCTACTTTATATAAAGGAATTAAACATTACAATAAAGGTTATCAAATCGCAAAAGAAATAAAGGATACCACGAAAATGGTGAGACCATTATTAAATCTTGCAGAATATTACATTAATAATGATGACTACAAAACCAGTGATGGATATTTGACCAAGGTAAGAGCTTTAATTGGTTCGGATATGAATATATCAAGTCCTCAAAAAACCAAATTAAGCAATTTGCTTGGTAAGTATTTCTTAAGAGTCCGAAGATATGAAAGAGCTAATGAACATTTAGAAAATGCAATAACCTTTGCTACTGATGAAATTAATAATAATAACAATAATAAGATATTAATTTCCACGTATCATAAGGAGCTTGCTACTTCTTATATGACAAAGTATAAAATTCACAAAAACCAAAAAGAGTTTGAATTAGCAACCCCTTTTCTAGAAAAACATTACGAAAGCCTTTCTAAATCGAAAGATCTTACAAAAGAAATTGAGCTACTCAAAGCAACTATAGAATTTGGAGTAGATCAGATGAAAGATCAAGTTGAGCAAGCTAACAAGAAAGATGACGAAAATTATTCTAAAGAGATCAAATGGCAGATCAGTATTATTCTGGGAGTTGTATTAATTTTAATTTCACTTGCATTTTTAATCAGTGCTTACAAGAATAATTTACAAAAGAAGAAACTAAACAACGATCTTATAGAGAAAAACAAAGAACTTGTAAATGCTAAGGAAACTGCTGAACAAGTTTCTACTCTTAAATCACAGTTTATATCTACTGTAAGCCATGAGCTAAGAACACCTCTTTATGGAGTTATAGGTCTTACTTCTCTTCTTATGGAAAATCCAGAAGAGAAAAAGAAAAATGAATATCTAGAATCTCTAAAATTCTCTGGAGATTATTTACTTGCTCTAATTAATGATGTATTACAACTAAGTAAAATAGAAACTAATGAAGTTAAACTAGAAAAAGTTTCTTTCGACTTAAGATCACTCATAGAAGGGATCGTAAATTCGCTTCATTCGAAACAAAAACATAATAGCAATACAGTACATATTGATATCGACCACAATATAAAGACCACGCTACTTGGAGATTCGGTAAGGTTATCGCAAATATTAATCAACCTTATCGGTAACGCTCTTAAATTTACAAACAACGGAAACATCTGGATAAAAGTAAAATGCCTTGATTATCAGGATGATAATTATAAACTACGTTTTATCATTAAAGATGATGGTATTGGTATTCCGAAAAGTAAACAGGAGACTATTTTCGATAATTTTGCACAAGTAAAGAATCAAAATCAGGAATACGAAGGTACGGGACTTGGTTTAGCTATTGTAAAAAAATTAATTCATCTCCATAACAGTGAAATTTTTATCAATAGCGAAGATGGAGTTGGATCTGAATTCGCATTTGATCTGAGTTACGAAAAAGCGATTAAAGAACAGGATATTTCATCCAAAACGGGTGAAACAATTAGTATTGGAACAACTAATTTTAATATTTTAATTGTTGATGATAATAAAATCAATCAGATTGTAACCCAGAACATCTTAAAGAAAAAAGGATATACCTGTAATTTAGCTAGTAATGGTATGAATGCAATAGAAATGGTGAAAAGCGAAAGTTTTGACCTAATTCTAATGGATATCAATATGCCAGAGATGAATGGACTAGATGCTACTACAGTAATCCGAACTTTTAATACGCATATCCCTATTATTGCACTTACGGCGGTAGAAGAAGGAGAAATTAGAGATCAGGCATTATCCGTAGGAATGAATGATGTAATCATTAAACCTTATGACACTCAACAATTCTTCCAGACCATTATGAAAAATATTTCGAAAGTGAAGTATATAAGTTAG
- a CDS encoding PLP-dependent aspartate aminotransferase family protein — translation MNSKNTGFNTICTHIGEIEDKQFKGAISPIYLSTSYAFEDVDIKRYPRYFNTPNQEALCKKIARLEQGESSLIFGSGMAAISTTLLAFLRKGDHIVLQRTLYGGTVNLVNEEFNKYGIEYSFVDSQDASGFEEKIKENTKVIYIETPSNPLLTITDIKAISELAKKKGIITMIDNTFASPVNQNPIELGIDIVLHSATKYLGGHSDILAGAVVSTEKNIEQIFHLAKNLGGSLSDFTVWMLERSIKTLGLRVKQQNKNAKKMAKWLEKHADIEAVYYPGLKSHPDYEIAKKQMKGFGGMLSFELKKGLDASKFQKELKLIKSSMSLAGVESTILSPTLTSHALLTEEEREHQGIKDGLLRFSVGIEEKEDLISDIEQALEKIKILELEH, via the coding sequence ATGAACTCAAAAAACACAGGTTTTAATACTATTTGCACCCATATTGGGGAAATAGAAGACAAACAATTTAAAGGAGCAATATCTCCTATTTATCTTTCTACATCATATGCCTTTGAGGATGTGGATATCAAAAGATATCCACGATATTTTAACACCCCTAATCAAGAAGCATTATGTAAAAAAATTGCACGGTTAGAACAAGGAGAATCATCATTGATCTTTGGTAGTGGTATGGCAGCAATAAGTACTACTTTATTGGCTTTTCTTAGAAAAGGTGATCATATAGTTTTACAGCGAACTTTATATGGAGGAACTGTCAATCTGGTGAATGAAGAATTCAATAAATACGGTATAGAATATTCTTTTGTAGATTCCCAGGATGCTAGTGGATTTGAAGAAAAAATTAAAGAAAACACTAAAGTAATATATATTGAAACTCCCTCTAATCCTCTATTAACGATAACAGATATTAAAGCGATATCAGAATTAGCAAAGAAGAAAGGAATTATAACGATGATTGATAATACCTTCGCTTCACCAGTAAATCAAAACCCTATAGAATTAGGTATTGATATTGTTCTACATTCTGCAACAAAATATTTAGGAGGGCACAGTGATATACTTGCCGGAGCCGTTGTTTCTACAGAAAAAAATATTGAACAAATATTTCATTTAGCAAAAAATCTAGGAGGCAGTTTAAGTGATTTTACTGTATGGATGCTAGAACGAAGTATTAAAACTTTAGGATTAAGAGTTAAGCAGCAAAATAAGAATGCAAAAAAAATGGCTAAATGGTTAGAAAAGCACGCTGATATTGAAGCTGTGTATTATCCTGGATTAAAGTCACATCCTGATTACGAAATAGCAAAAAAGCAAATGAAAGGATTTGGCGGCATGTTGTCTTTTGAATTAAAAAAAGGTCTGGATGCAAGTAAATTTCAAAAAGAGCTAAAACTAATCAAAAGTTCTATGAGTCTTGCTGGAGTAGAAAGTACAATCCTTTCCCCTACATTGACGTCACATGCCCTACTTACAGAAGAAGAAAGAGAACATCAAGGAATTAAAGATGGCTTATTGAGATTTAGTGTAGGTATCGAAGAAAAAGAAGACTTGATAAGCGATATAGAACAAGCATTAGAAAAAATTAAGATACTAGAACTTGAACACTAA
- the bshB1 gene encoding bacillithiol biosynthesis deacetylase BshB1, which produces MKLDILAIGAHPDDVELSCSGTLAKEIDNGKKVGILDLTRGELGTRGTPEIRDQEAKDAARILGVLVRENLGFRDGFFTNDETHQLAIIKILRKYQPEIVLCNAVKDRHIDHGKGSKLTSDACFLSGLRKIETSINGVTQEAWRPKKVYHYIQWEILNPDFVVDISGYMDKKMESVMAYKTQFYDTDSKAPSTPISSKNFKDSIEYRAADLGRIIGVEHAEGYTVERYVAVDSIFDLI; this is translated from the coding sequence ATGAAATTAGATATTCTAGCTATTGGTGCACATCCAGATGATGTGGAATTAAGTTGTTCGGGCACGCTAGCGAAAGAAATAGATAACGGTAAAAAAGTTGGAATACTAGATCTTACCCGAGGAGAACTGGGAACAAGAGGTACTCCTGAAATAAGAGATCAGGAAGCAAAAGATGCCGCAAGAATACTTGGCGTATTGGTTAGAGAGAATTTGGGTTTTAGAGATGGTTTCTTTACGAATGATGAGACTCATCAACTAGCTATTATTAAGATCTTAAGAAAATATCAACCAGAAATTGTTCTTTGTAATGCGGTTAAGGATCGTCATATAGATCACGGAAAAGGAAGTAAATTAACCAGTGATGCTTGTTTCTTATCTGGTTTACGCAAAATAGAGACATCTATAAATGGTGTGACTCAAGAAGCCTGGAGACCTAAAAAAGTATATCACTATATTCAATGGGAGATTCTTAACCCTGATTTTGTTGTCGATATAAGTGGATATATGGATAAAAAGATGGAAAGCGTAATGGCATATAAAACTCAATTTTACGACACCGACAGTAAAGCTCCATCTACTCCAATATCAAGTAAGAATTTTAAAGACAGTATTGAGTATCGAGCAGCCGATTTAGGTAGAATTATTGGTGTAGAACATGCAGAAGGTTATACCGTAGAACGCTATGTCGCAGTAGATTCCATTTTTGATTTAATATAA
- a CDS encoding M28 family metallopeptidase, with protein sequence MKSILIVFSLSILYSCGSSQNSSNTGSSSSSKAKEDKLDVTSYAETITAEELKEYLFTFAGDDFEGRDTGEPGQKKAAEFLKNQYKRMNIPSPIGDDDYFQVIPESYFRGGIKSSENVLAYIKGSEKPDEIVVLSAHYDHVGVDSKGNVYNGADDDGSGTVSLLEIAEAFAKAAKDGQGPKRSILFLHVTGEEKGLYGSKYYTENPIFSLENTITNLNIDMIGRIDKDHEGDDKSDYIYLIGSDRLSTELHNLSEEANTKYTKLNLDYTYNAKDDPNRFYYRSDHYNFAKHNIPIIFYFNGVHEDYHQITDTPDKIEYDLMTKRAKLVFYTAWEVANREKRLVVDGIGSE encoded by the coding sequence ATGAAAAGTATTTTAATTGTATTTAGTTTATCTATTCTTTATTCCTGCGGCAGTTCACAGAATTCATCAAATACAGGTAGTTCTAGTTCTTCAAAAGCAAAAGAAGATAAATTGGATGTTACATCTTATGCAGAAACTATAACTGCAGAAGAACTTAAAGAGTATTTGTTTACGTTTGCCGGAGATGATTTTGAAGGTAGAGATACAGGAGAGCCAGGTCAGAAAAAAGCAGCAGAATTTTTAAAAAATCAATATAAAAGAATGAATATCCCATCACCAATTGGAGATGATGATTATTTTCAGGTGATACCGGAAAGTTATTTTAGAGGAGGTATAAAATCTTCAGAAAATGTTTTGGCATATATAAAAGGTTCTGAAAAACCTGATGAAATAGTAGTGTTGTCGGCTCATTATGATCACGTAGGAGTGGATAGTAAAGGAAATGTATATAATGGAGCAGATGATGATGGATCAGGAACTGTTAGCCTCTTGGAGATAGCAGAGGCTTTTGCAAAAGCCGCTAAAGATGGTCAGGGACCTAAAAGATCTATATTATTTTTGCATGTAACTGGTGAGGAAAAAGGATTGTATGGGTCGAAATATTATACAGAAAATCCTATTTTTTCATTAGAGAATACTATTACGAACCTGAATATAGATATGATTGGTCGAATTGATAAAGATCATGAAGGTGATGATAAGAGTGATTATATATATTTAATAGGTAGTGATAGATTGAGTACAGAATTACATAATTTAAGTGAAGAGGCAAATACTAAATATACCAAACTGAATCTTGACTATACCTATAACGCAAAAGACGATCCTAATCGATTCTACTACAGAAGTGATCATTATAATTTTGCTAAACATAATATTCCGATTATATTTTATTTTAATGGTGTCCATGAAGATTATCATCAGATAACTGATACTCCGGATAAAATCGAATATGATCTAATGACTAAACGAGCTAAATTGGTCTTTTATACAGCTTGGGAAGTGGCAAATAGAGAAAAAAGATTAGTAGTAGATGGTATTGGAAGTGAGTAG